The following are encoded in a window of Arthrobacter antioxidans genomic DNA:
- a CDS encoding MurR/RpiR family transcriptional regulator: MGAMTHPLPPEGPDEISAKIRASLSGLPPAAQKVARLILDDPDHVAGSSMSSLEKEIGVSGASIVRAAKALGYAGYPQLRLALAAASGRGAPPDVVTGGVRRDDATADIIAKLAHAEQQAIRETAAHLDPAVVEAAAGALARANRILSFGVGASGLVAADLQQKLTRAGFICHSPADLHLGMTEAALLGAPAVAVIVSDSGETREALAVLEVAAGAGAVTIALTGAETSSLARTADYPLIAAGSERGPRPGALSSRIGQLLVVDCLFVALTHQDFASSDAALTTTRAVITSHRNSRPHG; this comes from the coding sequence ATGGGCGCCATGACCCACCCCCTGCCCCCCGAGGGACCCGACGAGATCTCCGCCAAGATCCGCGCGAGCCTCTCGGGCCTGCCACCGGCAGCCCAGAAGGTCGCGCGCCTCATCCTCGACGACCCCGACCACGTGGCAGGTTCCTCCATGTCCTCACTGGAGAAGGAGATCGGCGTCAGTGGCGCGAGCATCGTCAGGGCGGCGAAAGCCCTCGGCTACGCGGGATACCCGCAGCTCCGCCTGGCCCTCGCGGCGGCATCGGGCAGGGGCGCTCCCCCCGATGTCGTGACCGGCGGGGTACGCCGGGACGACGCGACGGCGGACATCATCGCCAAGCTCGCCCACGCGGAGCAGCAGGCCATCCGTGAGACCGCAGCCCACCTGGACCCGGCCGTCGTCGAGGCGGCGGCCGGAGCGCTCGCCCGGGCCAACCGGATCCTGTCCTTCGGCGTCGGCGCCTCCGGCCTCGTGGCTGCCGACCTCCAGCAGAAACTGACCCGTGCCGGATTCATCTGCCACAGCCCCGCCGATCTCCACCTCGGCATGACCGAGGCAGCGCTGCTGGGGGCACCCGCCGTCGCCGTCATCGTGTCGGACTCCGGCGAGACCCGCGAGGCGCTCGCCGTCCTCGAGGTCGCGGCGGGGGCGGGGGCTGTCACGATCGCGCTCACCGGCGCCGAGACCTCCAGCCTGGCCAGGACCGCCGACTATCCCCTCATCGCGGCGGGCAGCGAGCGCGGCCCGAGGCCCGGCGCCCTGTCCAGCAGGATCGGCCAGCTGCTGGTGGTCGACTGCCTCTTCGTCGCGCTCACCCACCAGGACTTCGCGTCGAGTGACGCTGCCCTGACCACCACCCGGGCGGTCATCACCTCACACCGCAACTCTCGCCCGCATGGCTGA
- a CDS encoding M20/M25/M40 family metallo-hydrolase has protein sequence MAVIDTAELCARLIRFDTSNYGDGKSAGERDIADYIHGLLMDAGYDALILGPTPDRSSVVVRVPGTDRALPGLLVHAHLDVVPAEPEQWTVDPFAGTISDGYVWGRGASDMKDMVAMTLATLLRWAAEGSGPRRDVVVAFVADEEDKGDYGALWLAAEHPELFRGVEAAIGESGGVPSLLTSEAGAEVRLYPVAAAERGTLHMRVTATGTSGHGSRPNADNAVTHLIGALHRVTEHAWPIVLTPTVRAYLDQTSAALGFAADLESDSGIEAAVDRLGDAGTVARTTIRCSATPTVLDAGYKVNVIPGTASAELDVRCLPGTEEQTLAVLDDLLGPRITRRFLSHQPPVEAPIDSPWFRAMRDALQRHDPAAVVVPRCLGGGTDAKAFAPLGIACYGFSPQGADPEGRTSDGVHGVDERVPVHGLRTGQVILQDFLTHV, from the coding sequence ATGGCCGTGATCGACACCGCGGAACTCTGCGCCCGACTCATCAGGTTCGACACCAGCAACTACGGCGACGGCAAGAGTGCGGGTGAACGGGACATCGCCGACTACATCCACGGACTCCTCATGGATGCCGGGTACGACGCGCTCATCCTCGGGCCCACGCCGGATCGCTCGTCCGTCGTGGTGCGTGTCCCGGGAACCGACCGCGCCCTGCCGGGCCTCCTCGTCCATGCGCACCTCGACGTGGTGCCGGCCGAACCCGAGCAGTGGACGGTGGACCCGTTCGCGGGGACCATCAGCGACGGGTACGTCTGGGGCAGGGGCGCCAGCGACATGAAGGACATGGTGGCCATGACCCTGGCCACCCTGCTGCGGTGGGCGGCCGAGGGGTCGGGACCCCGGCGTGACGTCGTCGTCGCCTTCGTGGCCGATGAGGAGGACAAGGGCGACTACGGGGCACTCTGGCTCGCCGCCGAGCACCCCGAGCTGTTCCGGGGGGTCGAAGCGGCGATCGGGGAATCCGGTGGAGTGCCGAGCCTGCTCACCTCGGAGGCCGGCGCGGAGGTCCGCCTCTACCCGGTAGCGGCAGCCGAGCGCGGAACCCTCCACATGCGGGTCACGGCCACGGGAACCTCCGGCCACGGCTCGAGGCCCAACGCGGACAACGCCGTGACCCACCTGATCGGCGCGCTCCACCGTGTCACGGAGCACGCCTGGCCCATCGTCCTCACACCCACCGTCCGCGCGTACCTCGACCAGACCTCCGCGGCGCTCGGCTTCGCCGCGGATCTGGAGAGCGACTCCGGGATCGAGGCGGCCGTGGACCGCCTGGGCGACGCCGGGACGGTGGCCCGCACCACGATCCGGTGCTCGGCCACCCCCACCGTCCTCGACGCCGGCTACAAGGTCAACGTCATTCCCGGCACGGCGTCCGCCGAGCTCGACGTGCGGTGCCTCCCCGGAACCGAGGAGCAGACGCTCGCCGTCCTCGACGACCTGCTCGGCCCCCGCATCACGCGGCGGTTCCTGTCCCATCAGCCCCCCGTCGAGGCGCCCATCGATTCCCCGTGGTTCAGGGCCATGCGGGACGCCCTCCAGCGGCACGACCCTGCCGCCGTCGTCGTGCCCCGGTGCCTGGGCGGCGGAACCGACGCGAAGGCCTTCGCGCCGCTGGGCATCGCCTGCTACGGGTTCTCCCCGCAGGGGGCCGACCCGGAGGGACGCACCTCCGACGGCGTCCACGGCGTCGACGAGCGCGTCCCGGTCCACGGGCTGCGGACGGGCCAGGTCATCCTGCAGGACTTCCTGACGCATGTCTGA
- a CDS encoding ABC transporter substrate-binding protein → MAHSLPDPTGTPGTSTWGRHARLRRAVSALAALSLALVPGSLASSAATAAEEPDPVTLKLALTGDIDSLNPFIAILASSTNILTMQYEGLVSYSAENNEVVPGLAESWETSEDGTEWTFTFAEDRKWSDGEPITANDAAFTFRAIEESDALKQANGSLLESIKSVEATDDQTLVITLNEPQAPNPGSSLAIVPEHIWSEVEDPATFANDKDAVGSGPFTVVDYSATSGVTMKANPNYWRGKAKVDGVTFVPYRNSDAAVQALRTGELDVVGGLTPAQFKALENEPNITTNAGAGRRYQAINLNSGTVNSEGNIMGDGNPALQDVELRKAIIRAIDSNTLLERVLEGLGQPATGEIPAVYPLYHWDTDELPYSYDPEAANKILDDAGYEMGADGLRTDKEGNPLRLRLAGNNTQATHQQMADYITPWLREIGIEVVSESMAPAQLNDDSTLGNYDMYFTGWGIGPDPDFQLSINQCSSRPNADGTGAISESNWCSPEFDALYKEQHTELDQERRSELVVEAQKLIYDGAVNNVLFYSDSLEAYRSDRFEPFTTQPTEGGVILGQNGPWGVYSATPVSSVETASVAAPNPTAVIAPIAGVLVVGGIAAFFLVKRRRATADDRQ, encoded by the coding sequence ATGGCACATTCCCTCCCCGATCCGACCGGCACTCCGGGAACCTCGACGTGGGGGAGGCATGCCAGGCTCCGCCGGGCGGTGTCGGCCCTCGCCGCGTTGTCGCTGGCCCTCGTCCCCGGGTCCCTCGCATCCTCCGCGGCCACCGCTGCGGAGGAGCCCGATCCGGTGACGCTCAAGCTCGCGCTCACCGGCGACATCGATTCACTCAACCCCTTCATCGCGATCCTCGCGTCGAGCACGAACATCCTCACCATGCAGTACGAGGGCCTCGTCAGCTACAGCGCCGAGAACAACGAGGTGGTCCCCGGGCTCGCCGAGTCGTGGGAGACCTCCGAGGACGGCACCGAGTGGACCTTCACCTTCGCGGAGGACAGGAAGTGGTCCGACGGCGAGCCGATCACCGCGAACGACGCCGCCTTCACCTTCCGGGCGATCGAGGAGAGCGACGCCCTCAAGCAGGCCAACGGGTCGCTGCTCGAGAGCATCAAGTCCGTCGAGGCGACGGACGACCAGACCCTGGTGATCACCCTCAACGAGCCGCAGGCACCGAATCCCGGCTCCAGCCTCGCGATCGTCCCCGAGCACATCTGGTCCGAGGTGGAGGACCCCGCGACGTTCGCCAACGACAAGGACGCCGTGGGCAGCGGCCCGTTCACCGTGGTGGACTACAGCGCCACGTCCGGCGTCACCATGAAGGCCAACCCCAACTACTGGCGGGGCAAGGCGAAGGTGGACGGCGTCACCTTCGTGCCGTACCGCAACAGCGACGCCGCGGTGCAGGCACTGCGGACCGGCGAGCTCGACGTCGTCGGCGGCCTCACGCCCGCGCAGTTCAAGGCGCTCGAGAACGAGCCGAACATCACCACGAACGCCGGTGCGGGCCGCCGCTACCAGGCCATCAACCTGAACTCGGGCACCGTGAACTCCGAGGGCAACATCATGGGGGACGGCAACCCCGCCCTGCAGGACGTGGAGCTCCGCAAGGCGATCATCCGCGCCATCGACAGCAACACCCTGCTCGAGCGCGTGCTCGAAGGACTGGGACAGCCCGCTACCGGTGAGATCCCCGCCGTCTATCCGCTGTACCACTGGGACACCGACGAGCTGCCGTACAGCTACGATCCCGAGGCGGCCAACAAGATCCTGGACGACGCCGGCTACGAGATGGGCGCCGACGGCCTCCGGACCGACAAGGAGGGCAACCCCCTGCGTCTCCGGTTGGCGGGCAACAACACGCAGGCCACCCACCAGCAGATGGCCGACTACATCACGCCGTGGCTGCGCGAGATCGGGATCGAGGTCGTCAGTGAATCGATGGCACCGGCCCAGCTCAACGACGACTCCACGCTCGGCAACTACGACATGTACTTCACCGGCTGGGGCATCGGCCCCGATCCGGACTTCCAGCTGTCCATCAACCAGTGCAGCTCCCGCCCCAACGCCGACGGCACCGGTGCCATCAGCGAATCCAACTGGTGCTCTCCCGAGTTCGACGCGCTCTACAAGGAACAGCACACCGAGCTGGACCAGGAACGGCGCAGCGAGCTCGTCGTCGAAGCGCAGAAGCTCATCTACGACGGCGCGGTCAACAACGTGCTGTTCTACTCCGACTCCCTCGAGGCCTACCGGTCGGACCGCTTCGAGCCCTTCACCACCCAGCCCACCGAGGGCGGCGTGATCCTCGGACAGAACGGCCCCTGGGGCGTCTACAGCGCCACCCCGGTGTCATCGGTGGAGACGGCGTCGGTGGCCGCGCCCAACCCGACGGCCGTCATCGCGCCGATTGCGGGCGTCCTCGTGGTGGGCGGCATCGCGGCCTTCTTCCTGGTCAAGCGTCGCCGGGCCACCGCGGACGACCGGCAGTAG
- a CDS encoding ABC transporter permease, with protein sequence MSSTLGTQDLSAGLASDEPRGGSSWLGYALRKAGAALISLVMVVLLGFFAFRILPGDPVRSLAAGRQVSEQQMDILREQLGFNDPLLVQFWGYLTGLLRGDLGYSYTYNEPVLDLIGTRLGPTLLLTGTAALLSVILGLWLGQKAAWRRGSLFDKAQTGLALVFWSVPTFWLGLILLLTFAGGLQWFPTGGLLTAGTTATGFPLIWDAARHMVLPVVTMVAVVYAQYLMVMRASLLEEMTSDYLLTARAKGLTEDEVRRRHAVPNALLPTVTLIFLTLGGLVGGAVTVETVFSWPGLGYLTFQALSAPDYPLLQGTFVVFSSIVILMNFFADLIYRVLDPRLRSA encoded by the coding sequence GTGTCCTCCACACTCGGGACCCAGGACCTCTCGGCGGGGCTCGCATCGGACGAGCCCCGCGGAGGGTCCTCCTGGCTCGGCTACGCCCTGCGGAAGGCCGGCGCGGCACTGATCTCCCTGGTGATGGTGGTGCTGCTCGGATTCTTCGCCTTCCGGATCCTGCCCGGCGACCCCGTCCGCTCCCTCGCGGCCGGGCGCCAGGTCAGCGAGCAGCAGATGGACATCCTGCGCGAGCAGCTGGGCTTCAACGACCCGCTGCTCGTCCAGTTCTGGGGGTACCTGACGGGCCTGCTCCGGGGTGACCTCGGCTACTCCTACACCTACAACGAGCCGGTGCTGGACCTCATCGGGACCCGGCTCGGGCCCACCCTCCTGCTCACCGGGACGGCCGCCCTGCTGTCCGTGATCCTCGGCCTCTGGTTGGGCCAGAAGGCGGCCTGGCGCCGCGGCAGCCTCTTCGACAAGGCCCAGACCGGGCTGGCACTGGTGTTCTGGTCGGTGCCGACCTTCTGGCTGGGACTCATCCTGCTGCTGACCTTCGCCGGCGGCCTGCAGTGGTTCCCGACGGGCGGCCTCCTCACCGCCGGGACCACCGCCACCGGCTTCCCCCTGATCTGGGACGCCGCGCGGCACATGGTGCTGCCGGTGGTGACGATGGTGGCCGTGGTCTACGCGCAGTACCTCATGGTGATGCGGGCCTCGCTGCTGGAGGAGATGACCTCCGACTACCTCCTGACGGCGCGCGCCAAGGGGCTGACGGAGGACGAGGTGCGGCGCCGCCATGCGGTGCCCAACGCCCTGCTCCCCACCGTGACCCTGATCTTCCTCACGCTCGGCGGGCTGGTGGGCGGTGCCGTGACCGTGGAGACCGTCTTCTCCTGGCCCGGCCTCGGCTACCTCACCTTCCAGGCGCTGTCGGCCCCCGACTACCCGCTGCTGCAGGGAACGTTCGTCGTCTTCTCCTCGATTGTGATCCTCATGAATTTCTTCGCAGACCTGATCTACCGTGTGCTCGATCCCCGGCTGAGGTCGGCGTGA
- a CDS encoding ABC transporter permease: MSAVAGPRPTRTSVAAARRRQAFAEGWKEFRRNRAGVVGLVILLCVIALAFAIPLFAPPSVLDVTQVTSGRNEPPSLANPLGTDPAGRSVLALLIWGSRISLVVGFAATLVSMVIGTVMGMAAGHFTGATQAVLMRIIDFFLVVPGLVLAIVLSSVIGPGVTTIVIAIGVTSWAGTARLVRSQTLTVESRPYIERAWALGAGDGHIIRRHVLPAVMPLVLANTTLTVGSAIIAESTLSFLGLGDPGSISWGAMLKSALDTGAATGGYWWYVMPPGLAIVVVVLCFTLVGRALESVINPTLRGR; this comes from the coding sequence GTGAGTGCGGTGGCCGGCCCCCGGCCCACACGGACCAGCGTCGCCGCCGCGAGGCGGCGCCAGGCCTTCGCCGAGGGCTGGAAGGAGTTCCGGCGCAACCGGGCCGGCGTCGTGGGGCTCGTCATCCTGCTGTGCGTCATCGCCCTCGCCTTCGCGATCCCGCTCTTCGCCCCACCGAGCGTGCTCGACGTGACGCAGGTGACGTCGGGACGGAACGAACCGCCGAGCCTCGCCAATCCGCTCGGCACGGATCCCGCCGGCCGGTCGGTGCTCGCCCTGCTGATCTGGGGTTCGCGGATCTCCCTCGTGGTGGGCTTCGCCGCCACGCTCGTCTCGATGGTCATCGGCACCGTCATGGGCATGGCCGCCGGACATTTCACCGGAGCCACCCAGGCCGTCCTGATGCGCATCATCGACTTCTTCCTGGTCGTCCCCGGACTCGTGCTCGCCATCGTGCTCTCGAGCGTGATCGGCCCGGGCGTCACCACGATCGTCATCGCGATCGGCGTCACCTCGTGGGCCGGGACGGCCCGGCTGGTCCGCTCCCAGACCCTGACCGTCGAGTCCCGCCCCTACATCGAGCGGGCCTGGGCGCTCGGCGCCGGCGACGGCCACATCATCCGGCGCCACGTCCTGCCCGCCGTGATGCCCCTCGTCCTCGCCAACACCACGCTGACCGTCGGGTCGGCGATCATCGCCGAATCGACGCTGTCCTTCCTCGGCCTCGGCGACCCCGGCAGCATCTCCTGGGGCGCCATGCTGAAATCGGCGCTCGACACCGGCGCGGCCACGGGCGGGTACTGGTGGTACGTCATGCCGCCGGGCCTCGCGATCGTCGTCGTCGTCCTGTGCTTCACCCTCGTGGGCCGCGCCCTCGAATCCGTCATCAACCCCACGCTGCGAGGACGTTAA
- a CDS encoding dipeptide ABC transporter ATP-binding protein, giving the protein MARLEFKDLRITYTTQNDGGRGTVTAVDGVDLVVEPGATVGIAGESGCGKSTLAVSVLRLLPANATIEGSILLGEEDISTLSWGRLRSVRWTEAAIVFQGAMHSLNPVRKVRDQIAEALSIHAKGADAKYRTESARNARVDELLDQVGLAAAKGQSYPHELSGGQKQRIMMAMALACEPDLLIADEPTTALDVVVQAQVLDLLTSLVRDRGLSLIMISHDLSVLASTCERIVVMQHGRIVEEGPSQEVMHNPQHPHTAALASAFPTIGDPDSRLSLPTYTAPHAPSSTGGAPAPAPVPGAVLEARGVSVSFAGRGDGAAKAVDGVDLTCNAGEIVALVGQSGSGKTTLARTLLGLQKPTSGEVLYRGKPLEHRRKALKAYRRAVQFVLQDPTAALNPKHSVYEAVAEGPRLHRLPGDERDIVAAALAKAELNPPEKYFTAIPQELSGGQRQRVVIAGALALDPEFLVADEPVASLDASVRAGVLALLLRLRCELGLGALVITHDLGLAWNIADRVVVMYQGRIVEEGPVEEVLLNPQHEYTRKLLSVVPTRDGGALRRVPDDGDPLPVPGPASGLLQSGTATTGSSS; this is encoded by the coding sequence ATGGCACGGCTGGAATTCAAGGACCTCCGCATCACCTACACCACCCAGAACGACGGCGGGCGGGGCACCGTCACGGCGGTCGACGGCGTCGACCTCGTGGTGGAACCCGGCGCCACGGTGGGCATCGCCGGGGAGTCCGGCTGCGGGAAATCGACCCTCGCCGTCTCGGTGCTCCGGCTGCTGCCGGCGAACGCCACGATCGAGGGCAGCATCCTCCTCGGCGAGGAGGACATCTCCACCCTCAGCTGGGGCCGGCTTCGGTCGGTGCGCTGGACCGAGGCGGCCATCGTCTTCCAGGGCGCCATGCACTCGCTCAACCCCGTCCGCAAGGTCAGGGACCAGATCGCCGAGGCGCTGAGCATCCACGCGAAGGGAGCCGACGCGAAGTACCGGACCGAGTCCGCCCGGAACGCGCGGGTCGACGAACTGCTGGACCAGGTGGGGCTCGCCGCAGCCAAGGGGCAGTCCTACCCGCACGAACTGTCGGGCGGCCAGAAGCAGCGCATCATGATGGCGATGGCGCTGGCGTGCGAGCCGGACCTGCTCATCGCCGACGAGCCCACCACGGCCCTCGACGTGGTGGTCCAGGCCCAGGTCCTGGACCTGCTCACCTCCCTCGTCCGGGACCGAGGACTGTCGCTGATCATGATCAGCCACGACCTCTCCGTGCTCGCGTCCACGTGCGAGCGGATCGTCGTGATGCAGCACGGGAGGATCGTCGAGGAGGGCCCGTCCCAGGAGGTCATGCACAACCCGCAGCACCCGCACACCGCGGCCCTCGCCTCGGCCTTCCCCACCATCGGCGACCCGGACTCGCGCCTGAGCCTGCCCACCTACACTGCACCCCACGCGCCGTCGTCGACCGGGGGAGCACCGGCCCCCGCGCCGGTGCCCGGAGCGGTCCTGGAGGCCCGCGGCGTGTCGGTGAGCTTCGCCGGCCGGGGCGACGGCGCCGCGAAGGCGGTCGACGGCGTCGACCTCACCTGCAACGCGGGCGAGATCGTGGCCCTCGTGGGCCAGTCGGGATCCGGCAAGACGACGCTCGCCCGGACGCTGCTCGGACTGCAGAAGCCCACCTCCGGCGAGGTCCTCTACCGCGGGAAGCCGCTCGAGCACCGCAGGAAGGCCCTCAAGGCGTACCGGCGGGCCGTGCAGTTCGTGCTGCAGGATCCCACCGCGGCCCTGAACCCCAAGCACTCCGTGTACGAGGCCGTGGCCGAAGGTCCCCGCCTGCACCGGCTGCCCGGCGACGAACGCGACATTGTCGCCGCGGCCCTGGCCAAGGCGGAGCTGAACCCGCCCGAGAAGTACTTCACGGCCATCCCGCAGGAGCTCTCCGGCGGCCAGCGCCAGCGGGTGGTCATCGCCGGCGCCCTGGCGCTGGACCCGGAGTTCCTCGTCGCCGACGAACCCGTCGCGAGCCTCGACGCGTCGGTCCGGGCGGGAGTGCTGGCCCTGCTGCTCCGGCTCCGGTGCGAACTCGGCCTGGGCGCGCTCGTCATCACCCACGACCTCGGGCTGGCCTGGAACATCGCCGACCGGGTGGTCGTCATGTACCAGGGCAGGATCGTCGAGGAGGGCCCCGTGGAGGAGGTCCTGCTGAATCCGCAGCACGAGTACACGCGCAAGCTTTTGAGCGTCGTCCCCACGCGCGACGGTGGCGCCCTCCGCCGCGTGCCGGACGACGGCGATCCACTCCCGGTTCCCGGTCCGGCCTCGGGGCTGCTGCAGTCGGGAACGGCGACGACGGGATCGTCGTCGTGA
- a CDS encoding S66 peptidase family protein: MTARPGPGLLQPGDRVGLVSPSGTPTEENVQRAVRLLTGWGLDPVLGAHVLDRHPRASYLAGTDADRAGDIQDFWCDASIAAVFCIRGGYGAVRLLDLLDVERLRAASPKPLIGSSDVTALHEYWAEHLGLPTLFAPMVATDALLDDDAARRHLHEALFSPLAGREYTGAAAEVLVPGRATGVLTGGTLSLLSMTLGARGRPPIDNRGKIGLLEDVTEDMYRLDGLLMSLLRAGWFEGMTGLALGSWSKCGELHEVKALVEELLCPMGIPLVWELGFGHGPAAHSIPLGVEATLIAEGTPRLVLA; encoded by the coding sequence GTGACGGCCCGTCCCGGGCCCGGCCTCCTGCAGCCGGGTGACCGGGTGGGACTGGTCTCACCCTCGGGCACCCCCACCGAGGAGAACGTGCAGCGTGCCGTGCGGCTGCTCACCGGCTGGGGCCTCGACCCCGTGCTCGGAGCCCATGTGCTGGATCGGCATCCCCGCGCCTCCTACCTCGCGGGAACCGACGCGGACCGGGCCGGCGACATCCAGGACTTCTGGTGCGACGCATCGATCGCCGCGGTCTTCTGCATCCGCGGCGGCTACGGTGCGGTGCGGCTGCTGGACCTGCTCGACGTCGAGAGACTGCGTGCCGCCTCCCCGAAACCCCTCATCGGATCCTCCGACGTCACGGCGCTGCACGAGTACTGGGCGGAGCACCTCGGGCTGCCCACCCTGTTCGCGCCGATGGTGGCCACGGACGCCCTGCTCGACGACGACGCCGCCCGCCGGCACCTCCACGAGGCTCTCTTCTCACCGCTCGCGGGCCGCGAATACACCGGTGCGGCGGCGGAAGTGCTCGTTCCGGGACGGGCCACCGGCGTGCTGACCGGGGGAACCCTGAGCCTCCTCTCGATGACCCTCGGGGCACGCGGTCGTCCTCCCATCGACAACCGGGGCAAGATCGGGCTCCTCGAGGACGTCACCGAGGACATGTACCGCCTGGACGGTCTGCTGATGTCCCTGCTGCGCGCGGGCTGGTTCGAGGGGATGACCGGGCTGGCGCTCGGCTCATGGAGCAAGTGCGGGGAGCTTCACGAGGTGAAGGCCCTGGTCGAGGAGCTCCTGTGCCCCATGGGGATCCCGCTGGTCTGGGAACTCGGGTTCGGCCACGGCCCGGCAGCGCACAGCATCCCGCTCGGGGTCGAGGCCACGCTGATCGCCGAGGGGACGCCGCGGCTTGTCCTCGCCTGA
- a CDS encoding serine hydrolase domain-containing protein: MTTGVAPSAVAAVDIAGQLFGPIAAGAAVAFGPDKSPLSANERVTAQAETVYDLASVTKVVSALTLLALVGEGVLDLDRPIGAHLPSFRVGERSSITLRHLLTHTSGLPGTWDGWRTVPARPGRDALLADILSLPLAATPGTAFAYSCVGFTVAMALAEEATGQPWPELVTAKVLDPLAALDPRAASLTFGPDRSACAATELQVVPVCGSVRGMVRGEVHDETAWALGGAVANAGLFGTASAVLALGTVLRDRAEALVPEALAVELWQDQLPRILGSHRGPGFGHGLGLRIGQREWMGAHGRTARGHNGFAGTSLLMDRDRGVVVVLLTNRVHPSREHNAMAGFRSALADAVFAAAPDERA; this comes from the coding sequence GTGACGACCGGCGTCGCGCCGTCCGCCGTCGCCGCCGTCGACATCGCAGGGCAATTGTTCGGCCCGATCGCCGCGGGAGCTGCGGTCGCGTTCGGCCCCGACAAATCGCCGCTCAGCGCAAACGAACGCGTGACGGCCCAGGCGGAGACGGTGTACGACCTCGCCTCCGTGACGAAGGTGGTCAGCGCCCTCACACTCCTGGCCCTGGTCGGCGAGGGTGTCCTCGACCTCGACCGGCCGATCGGCGCGCACCTGCCGTCCTTCCGCGTCGGAGAGCGCAGCAGCATCACCCTGCGTCACCTGCTGACCCACACCTCCGGCCTGCCCGGCACCTGGGACGGCTGGCGGACCGTGCCGGCACGCCCCGGACGCGACGCCCTGCTGGCGGACATCCTCTCTCTTCCCCTCGCGGCTACCCCGGGCACGGCCTTCGCCTACTCCTGCGTGGGCTTCACCGTCGCCATGGCGCTCGCCGAGGAGGCCACGGGTCAACCGTGGCCGGAACTCGTCACCGCGAAGGTGCTCGACCCGCTGGCGGCGCTGGATCCGCGGGCGGCATCGCTCACGTTCGGCCCCGACCGGTCCGCGTGCGCCGCGACCGAACTGCAGGTGGTCCCGGTGTGCGGATCGGTGCGCGGCATGGTGCGCGGCGAGGTCCACGACGAGACCGCCTGGGCGCTGGGCGGCGCGGTCGCAAATGCCGGCCTGTTCGGGACGGCGTCGGCGGTCCTGGCTCTCGGCACGGTGCTGCGGGACCGCGCGGAGGCCCTGGTGCCCGAGGCGCTCGCCGTCGAGCTCTGGCAGGACCAGCTCCCGCGCATCCTCGGATCGCATCGCGGGCCGGGGTTCGGTCACGGACTCGGCCTGCGCATCGGGCAGCGGGAGTGGATGGGCGCGCACGGCCGCACCGCACGTGGCCATAACGGCTTCGCCGGGACCTCGCTGCTCATGGACCGCGACCGCGGCGTCGTCGTGGTGCTGCTGACCAACCGTGTCCATCCGTCCCGCGAGCACAACGCCATGGCAGGCTTCCGTTCAGCTCTTGCCGATGCGGTCTTTGCCGCGGCACCCGACGAAAGGGCGTGA
- a CDS encoding serine hydrolase: MGLESDYSDGVPHISYCLTTLDGTVLAEDGADTAVYAASTIKLAVLVAVLRAVDAGRLTLDQELVSTLRFRSAAASGGFFEFEPGEIDDGMPAAGRPVSLRDVLERMIAVSSNEATNMAVELVGLSAVAEALALCGAPSSFMQRLFGDLDGLQEGLTQQTTARDLCAILRSIVTGSVLAPASTALAVSFLEAQQYGMIGPALPGAATWGSKSGWVTAIRHDVALVRPVAAQPFVLAVCTRAYGEDEATAVIAAVTRLAWQIVEAGALPAAEATDGAEPLPAVPLLGR; this comes from the coding sequence ATGGGTCTGGAGTCCGACTACAGCGACGGCGTCCCCCACATCTCCTACTGCCTGACGACGCTCGACGGCACCGTGCTCGCCGAGGACGGCGCCGACACCGCGGTGTACGCGGCCAGCACGATCAAGCTCGCGGTGCTCGTCGCCGTCCTGCGTGCCGTCGACGCCGGACGGCTCACGCTCGATCAGGAGCTCGTCTCCACCCTCCGGTTCCGGTCCGCGGCTGCGTCCGGCGGGTTCTTCGAGTTCGAGCCCGGCGAGATCGACGACGGCATGCCGGCCGCCGGCCGGCCCGTATCGCTGCGGGACGTCCTCGAGCGGATGATCGCCGTCTCCTCGAACGAGGCCACCAACATGGCGGTCGAGCTCGTGGGGCTGTCGGCCGTAGCCGAGGCGCTGGCACTCTGCGGCGCGCCGTCGTCCTTCATGCAGCGGCTCTTCGGCGACCTCGACGGACTCCAGGAGGGACTCACCCAGCAGACGACGGCGCGCGACCTCTGCGCGATCCTGCGCAGCATCGTTACGGGTTCGGTCCTGGCGCCGGCGAGTACGGCGCTGGCGGTCTCCTTCCTCGAGGCGCAGCAGTACGGGATGATCGGGCCGGCGCTGCCGGGCGCTGCGACGTGGGGCTCGAAGTCCGGCTGGGTCACGGCCATCCGCCATGACGTGGCACTGGTGCGGCCCGTGGCGGCGCAGCCGTTCGTGCTTGCGGTCTGCACGCGTGCCTACGGGGAGGACGAGGCCACGGCGGTCATCGCGGCCGTCACGCGGCTCGCCTGGCAGATCGTGGAGGCGGGTGCTCTTCCGGCAGCTGAAGCGACCGACGGCGCGGAGCCCCTGCCGGCGGTCCCGCTGCTGGGCCGATGA